From a region of the Methanobrevibacter thaueri genome:
- a CDS encoding pectate lyase-like adhesive domain-containing protein: MFRISSNLSKICLGILILILGFLVISTVNASDVASDANTTYPAEQDVVQSNVSTFDDLSAKINETPENGILVLDCDYEYRNGSNKGIMISKSITIDGAGHTLDGKKASRMFNVTADNVTLKNINFVNGNAYGRYFSNSAGGGAIYWNGANGAVENCNFTNNYGSGIEDDPFDKEEVWIDVNGIEIHTYRLRPMGAKVNEGGAIVWNATNGTVFRCIFKNNGVGYPNYGGAICWRGSLGKVLESEFYENDAWAGAAICWIGENGTILYSKFVNSGSIFGRDIMWFGENGLIKYSFLLSSEGCPLYPYSGNVVADYNFWGDILPDTKIDKISNLHNWIVLNASYNQDFVKKGDIIVVKSNVLLLGNDGSLSEFTELDIPGNVTVTADRDGFVQLSFSKGKLEVKIVPKTKIVSKNLVKYYKQSKQFKVRVYGADGKPAVGKFVNFTIGKNTYKVRTDKSGYATLKINMKPGKYTVITKFEDVKVKNKITVKTTLITKNKSKKVKKSAKFKIKVLNSKGKAYKNQLVKVKFKGKTYKLKTNKKGIAIFKIPKKLKVGKYKIKTTYKGLTNSNRITVRK, translated from the coding sequence ATGTTTCGGATATCAAGCAATTTATCTAAAATCTGTTTGGGAATTTTAATATTGATTTTAGGCTTTTTAGTCATCTCCACAGTCAACGCATCAGATGTTGCCAGTGACGCCAACACAACATATCCTGCTGAGCAGGATGTGGTGCAAAGCAATGTTTCCACTTTCGATGATTTGTCTGCAAAAATCAATGAAACCCCTGAAAATGGAATATTGGTCCTTGATTGTGACTATGAATACAGAAACGGTTCAAATAAGGGAATCATGATTTCAAAATCAATCACTATTGATGGGGCAGGCCATACCCTGGACGGAAAAAAGGCATCAAGAATGTTTAATGTCACCGCAGATAACGTCACACTGAAGAATATCAATTTCGTGAATGGAAATGCCTATGGAAGATATTTTTCAAATAGTGCCGGAGGTGGTGCGATCTACTGGAATGGGGCCAATGGAGCAGTTGAAAACTGCAATTTTACAAATAATTACGGCAGCGGAATAGAGGATGACCCATTCGACAAGGAAGAGGTCTGGATTGATGTGAATGGAATTGAAATCCATACGTATAGGCTCAGACCGATGGGAGCCAAGGTCAATGAAGGCGGAGCAATAGTATGGAATGCTACAAACGGAACCGTTTTCAGGTGCATATTTAAAAATAACGGTGTGGGATATCCGAATTACGGAGGAGCAATATGTTGGAGAGGCTCATTAGGTAAAGTTCTGGAAAGTGAATTCTATGAAAATGATGCCTGGGCAGGAGCCGCCATCTGTTGGATTGGTGAAAACGGCACAATACTCTACTCCAAATTCGTCAATTCAGGAAGTATTTTCGGAAGGGACATAATGTGGTTTGGTGAAAACGGACTTATTAAATACTCATTCCTGCTAAGTTCAGAGGGATGTCCTCTTTATCCATATTCCGGAAATGTTGTTGCTGACTACAATTTCTGGGGAGACATATTGCCTGATACAAAAATAGATAAGATCAGCAATCTCCATAACTGGATTGTTTTGAATGCTTCTTATAATCAGGACTTTGTTAAGAAAGGGGACATTATTGTAGTGAAATCCAATGTCCTATTATTGGGAAATGATGGAAGCTTATCAGAGTTCACAGAATTGGACATCCCAGGCAATGTCACCGTGACAGCGGACCGTGACGGCTTTGTCCAATTGTCATTCAGCAAGGGGAAACTGGAAGTCAAAATAGTTCCCAAAACCAAAATAGTTTCTAAAAACCTTGTCAAGTATTATAAGCAATCCAAACAATTCAAGGTGCGTGTCTATGGTGCCGATGGAAAACCGGCTGTCGGCAAATTCGTCAACTTCACAATTGGCAAGAATACATACAAGGTCAGAACCGACAAGAGTGGATATGCCACTTTAAAAATCAACATGAAACCCGGCAAATACACAGTAATCACCAAGTTTGAAGATGTGAAGGTTAAGAATAAGATAACCGTCAAGACAACTTTGATAACTAAAAACAAATCTAAAAAAGTTAAGAAATCAGCTAAATTCAAAATCAAAGTCCTTAACTCTAAGGGAAAGGCATATAAAAATCAATTGGTTAAAGTCAAATTCAAAGGCAAGACATATAAACTAAAAACCAACAAAAAGGGAATAGCTATTTTCAAAATCCCAAAAAAATTGAAAGTGGGAAAATATAAGATTAAAACAACTTACAAAGGATTAACAAATTCAAACAGGATTACAGTCAGAAAATAA
- a CDS encoding DUF371 domain-containing protein: MIFKLKSRGHRNVTSLHKSTFEITKDVEIGPTADCIVGTSADKSMLNFPQEFKDKIADSNTRIKVMLDTENGHDEINGFGHEDLTLTHPTDIVCRTSDYTCSRTLMIHADKAAKDLDSDLIEDLKNEKVMDVTIKLC, translated from the coding sequence ATGATTTTCAAACTTAAAAGCAGGGGCCATAGGAATGTGACTTCCCTACACAAATCAACATTTGAGATAACAAAGGATGTTGAAATCGGCCCGACTGCAGATTGCATTGTCGGAACATCAGCAGACAAGTCAATGCTGAACTTTCCACAGGAGTTTAAGGACAAGATAGCCGATTCCAACACAAGAATTAAGGTAATGCTTGATACGGAGAACGGTCATGATGAAATCAACGGTTTTGGCCATGAGGACCTGACCCTGACTCATCCGACAGACATTGTGTGCAGAACCAGCGACTACACATGCTCACGCACTCTGATGATTCATGCGGACAAGGCAGCCAAGGATCTTGACAGTGACCTGATTGAGGATTTAAAAAATGAAAAAGTTATGGATGTAACTATAAAATTATGCTAA
- a CDS encoding GIY-YIG nuclease family protein: protein MKGCYCLVIYIKKKSEIGIGKKLGVLEFKKGIYVYVGSAMNSLEARLNRHLSDSKKLHWHVDYLLKEDNCKIIDIIYNIDKKVECDISQHLKTHAVGIKNFGCSDCNCESHLYFFKNRSEAIEHVKNAYDSIAIECNFLKI, encoded by the coding sequence ATGAAGGGATGCTATTGCCTGGTAATATACATTAAGAAAAAATCCGAAATAGGAATTGGAAAAAAACTAGGAGTTCTTGAATTCAAAAAGGGAATCTATGTATATGTGGGTTCAGCAATGAATTCACTGGAAGCACGACTAAACAGACATTTAAGTGACAGCAAAAAACTACATTGGCATGTGGACTACCTTTTAAAAGAGGACAACTGTAAAATAATAGACATTATCTATAACATTGACAAGAAGGTGGAATGCGATATATCTCAACACCTTAAAACACATGCAGTTGGAATAAAAAATTTCGGATGTTCAGACTGCAACTGCGAAAGCCACCTTTATTTTTTCAAAAATAGAAGTGAAGCTATTGAACATGTGAAAAATGCATATGATTCAATAGCCATCGAATGCAATTTCCTTAAAATATGA
- a CDS encoding helicase HerA-like domain-containing protein yields MYTEEKILIGCNENTDVFLLPKLANRHGLIAGATGTGKTVTLKVLAESFSDLGVPVFLADMKGDISGLAKIGSGNDFITKNREKYGLDAKGFKFKEYPVEFWDLFGEKGLPIRVTLSEMGPVLLSKILNLSEAQSGVLNIVFKVADEHCLPIIDLKDLKSMINYVVENKAQFEGEYGAIADKSANTILRSLITLEDQGGNDFFGEPALELGDFMQLDDNGMGIINILDAQKLSLSPEIYSTFLLWMLSTLFETMPEVGDMDKPKFVFFFDEAHLLFDDMSPEFAKKIEQIVRLIRSKGVGVYFISQSPADIPDDVLAQLGNRVQHALHAYTPKDQKAVKVAAETFRANPDFDTAEVISNLGIGQALVSVLDEKGVPTVVEQVDIVPPQSHIGAIEDELRQQLIDISTLKGKYAQALDAESAYELLLNKINENPNMESEVAPEVIEEVKAQAQQAPAPAEPVETVESEAAPEQPQQPGAVDVIGGILGTVLAGQQQTKGGRAKKTTTQKVVERAATQAASTVTREVTKGIMRGIFGNMK; encoded by the coding sequence ATGTATACCGAAGAAAAAATATTAATAGGCTGTAATGAAAATACTGACGTGTTTTTATTACCGAAACTGGCTAACCGTCACGGTTTAATAGCCGGAGCAACAGGAACTGGTAAGACCGTTACCTTAAAGGTACTTGCAGAATCCTTTTCTGATTTGGGGGTTCCTGTATTTTTAGCGGACATGAAAGGGGACATCTCCGGACTTGCAAAAATAGGTTCCGGAAACGATTTCATCACTAAAAACAGGGAAAAATACGGTCTTGACGCTAAGGGATTCAAGTTCAAGGAATATCCTGTTGAATTCTGGGATCTTTTCGGTGAAAAAGGACTTCCGATAAGAGTAACATTATCAGAAATGGGTCCTGTATTGCTTTCAAAAATATTAAACTTGTCAGAAGCTCAATCAGGAGTATTGAACATTGTATTTAAAGTGGCAGATGAGCACTGCCTTCCAATAATCGACCTTAAAGACTTGAAATCAATGATTAATTATGTCGTTGAAAACAAAGCACAGTTTGAAGGTGAATACGGTGCCATTGCCGATAAGTCAGCCAACACAATACTCAGAAGCCTAATCACACTTGAAGACCAAGGCGGTAACGATTTCTTCGGAGAACCTGCGCTTGAACTCGGTGACTTCATGCAGCTAGATGACAATGGTATGGGAATTATCAACATTCTGGATGCTCAAAAGCTATCTCTATCACCTGAAATCTACTCAACATTCCTGCTTTGGATGCTGTCCACATTATTTGAAACAATGCCTGAAGTGGGAGACATGGACAAGCCTAAATTCGTATTCTTCTTTGATGAAGCCCACTTGCTATTCGATGACATGTCTCCTGAATTCGCCAAAAAAATCGAACAGATTGTAAGGCTGATTAGGTCAAAAGGAGTTGGAGTATACTTCATCTCACAATCTCCTGCAGACATTCCTGATGATGTATTGGCACAATTGGGTAATCGTGTTCAACACGCACTTCACGCATACACTCCAAAAGACCAAAAGGCGGTTAAGGTGGCTGCAGAAACATTCAGGGCAAACCCTGACTTCGATACTGCCGAAGTGATTTCCAACTTGGGAATCGGTCAGGCACTTGTGTCCGTACTGGATGAGAAAGGTGTTCCTACTGTTGTTGAACAGGTGGATATTGTGCCTCCACAAAGCCACATTGGAGCCATTGAGGATGAATTGAGACAGCAACTGATTGACATTTCCACATTAAAAGGAAAATACGCTCAGGCATTGGATGCTGAGTCCGCTTATGAATTGTTATTGAATAAGATTAATGAGAATCCGAACATGGAAAGTGAAGTGGCACCTGAAGTAATTGAGGAGGTAAAGGCTCAAGCCCAACAGGCACCTGCTCCTGCAGAACCTGTAGAAACAGTAGAATCTGAAGCTGCTCCGGAACAACCTCAACAGCCTGGAGCTGTTGATGTTATCGGTGGAATTTTAGGAACTGTCCTTGCAGGCCAACAGCAAACAAAAGGTGGAAGGGCCAAAAAGACCACTACTCAAAAGGTTGTTGAAAGGGCAGCTACACAAGCGGCCTCAACAGTTACTCGTGAGGTTACAAAAGGAATCATGAGGGGAATATTCGGAAATATGAAATGA